The window AAAAATCCCTGCAGGAAAACCGCCTGGGCTTTGAAGTAGTTGGTGAAGTGGTTGAGGAGGAAGAGGATATTCCTGTCCTGACTCCCACTCAGGTTGCGTCGCAACCGGCGGCGTCCGCGTCTGCGCTGGAAGAGCAGGAGCGTATTCATCGTACGAAACTGGCGCGCTTGCTGAAAGCGCAGCGCTTGCGCATCAAGACGTTGAACAGTCAGCACGAAGCGGAAATTGAAGAGCTCAACCGGCAGCACCGGTTGGAGATGCAGGCGCTGAAGACCAAAGTGCAGGATATGGAGCAAAGCCTCCAGCACACCAAGGTGCTTTACGATCAGACCAAAATCAAACTGCAGAAGCGCAGCGATCAATACCTGTCTTTGCAAGAGGAAATGGTGCAGTTCAAGAAGCGTCAATCCATGCTGGAGAAAGAACTCAGCAAGGGAGACGGTGGCGAAGAAGCGGAGCGCCTGCGTCAGCGTCTGGAAAGCGAACTGACGATTGTGAAAGAGCAATTACAGCGTCGCGAGGCGGAGCTGGTGTATCGCGATGAGCGTGAGGAGCAGCTGCGCCAGGAGATTCAAACCCTGAAGGATGAATCTGAGGATGGCGGTGGAGATATTCTCAATAAGCTGTCCGAGCTGGATGTGGTCTTTGTGGTGTATCACCCTGGTGCGGGTCATATTACGATCCCGGCGAAAGATGTTTTGCGCTACATACAGAATCCAGTCTCCTATGCGGCGGAGCGTTGCTTTGTAACGGAGCGGCACTACAAAGAGTGGTTGGACCACTACGAAAACGCAGTATGCGAACACGAAATTCCCGGTAAGGGACTGTGTGGCGAGAGCGTCCCTCGTGTGACTGTGCCCGCTGAGTTCGTTGCAGGCGAAAGCAACCGTTGCGAGAAGCATCAAGAATAGTTCGTGTCCTCTCTGCAGTATCAACCCGATTGCGTCATTCAACCGCTCAGTCACCCTGTGGCTGAGCGCGCTGGCGTTCGCCTGTGGATGGTGCGGGGCGATTTGATTCATGAGTCGGTATCCGGCAACAAGTGGTTCAAACTCAAATACAGCCTGCTGGAAGCGAAGCGAAGCCAAGCGTCGGGATTGTTGAGCTTCGGCGGCGCCTATTCCAACCATTTGCATGCGCTCGCCGCAGCGGGCTGTATGCTGAATATCCCCACCTTTGGCGTTGTGCGCGGCGCATGGCGGCGTGAGCTGACGCCAACTCTGCAGGATGCCCAAAAGTGGGGGATGCGCTTGCTGTTCGTTAGCAACGAGGCGTATCGCCGCAAAGATGATCCTGCCTGGGTGGAGGAAAGCATTGCGGGCTGGAAGCTGTCAGAGCTTATCGCTACGCAAAAGCTGATGGTTATCCCTGAAGGCGGGAGCAATACGTTGGCGTTAAAGGGCGTTTCTGAGTGGGCGCAGCAAATCTATTCCTACTTTCCCTCGGCTCCCGCATCCATATTCTTGCCTTGCGGCACCGGCGGTACGATGGCGGGGTTTGTCGCCGCTCACTCACATCATGAGGTGGTCGGTGTGCCTGTGTTGCGCGCCGGCGACTCTATTGCAGCTAAGATCGATGAGTTGCTGGTTTTGAATAACCAGCAACCAGAAACCTGTTTTCGCTTTATGCAAGGTTATGAGTTTAGCGGCTACGCCAAGACCAGCCCCGAGCTGATGGCCTTCATTCAAACATTTTTCGATCACACAGGCGTTGGTTTGGAGCCTGTCTACACAGGGAAGATGGCGTATGCGGCGCTGGAGTGGTTGCGCCGAGGCGAGGCTCCTAGAGGTTCAGACGTTGTGCTGGTGCATACCGGTGGCATGCAAGGCGCGCGGGGCTTTGTCGAGCAACTTTAACTCCTTCTGCTAGTTGTTCAATGTAGTTCTTGCTGATTCCGCCCAGTTGTCGCTAACGACAAAATATCGGGCGGTTTCCAGCCATCCTCCCGCCGGCGATTCAGCCAATGCGATCAACATCTGTGGACGATTGTTCCCTTCTGTAGAGTTCAATTCGCGGTATAACTGTTCCCAGCTCATGGCTGGGGTCTGGTCGTCGGGGTGTATTGCAAGGGGTGATAGCCAGTGTGATTTTGGAGTGAGTATCCAGTTTGTGGCTGTTTCCTCCAATTGGGGCAGGGCGCTGACAGGCAGCCAGCCGCCGCGTAAGTGGTCAGGGGCGGCGAGGGTGGATGGCGTCACGCTGTCTGGGTCAATTAGGGGATAGAACAGATAGCCTTTCATAACGATCTGACGGCCGATTTCGTTAATGCCCAGATGCGCCAGCTCTTGCCTGGCTTCGGGCGTTTCCGAGAGTAAAATCTGGCTGCTGAGCAGCTTGTCCAGCTTAAGATCCAGTCGATCCAGGTAATTGGGGCCGAACCAATGGGCGTCGCCGCCTTTCGCCGAGGGCGTCGATAAACCGAGGTAATATTTGATGGCGACTTCCTGATGGACATAATTGCCTTCGGGGTTCTGCAGGATAAAATCAAACTCGCCGTAAGTCTTCTTACGGTCTTTCACTTGCAAGCCGTGGGCAATCACGCGCCAGGCGCTAAGTCGCTCGACGCCGAAGCGCCAAAGCGATTCAAAGTAAGGGCCCAGAAAGCGGCTTTTTAAGGCTTTCTCCATGTTTAGCAGGTCCATGGTCAGCGTCCGGTCGGCGCCGTTCAGCGCTATGGGCGCCTGGCGGTCAAACTGTGTTGGCTCCATACCAGGAATGGCGGCCAACACCGGGCTATTACAAGTCCACTGTAAATCTCTGAGCAGTTGTTGTGGCGTTCGCTTCACAAATTAAACTTCCGTTAGTACCCCTGTCGGCGCTTTGGTCGTCGAGCGCAGTCACAGACTGGGCTGCAGCGGGGCGCGCGGGTGAGGAAAAAGACAAAAACCGCCCGTTGGGCGCATACAAGCCGGGGCAGTTTGGGTAACATAACAAAAACGCTTGATTAAGGGCATGTATGGAACAGTTTCGTAATATCGGTTTGCTGGGCCGGATGGGCAGCGTACAGGTGGTGGAGACGCTGAAGCGGCTCAAAAACTATCTGGTCGGCGAAGGTTACGCGGTGATCCTGGAAGAAGCTACCGCAGCGGTGTTGCCAGGACATAACGTGCAGGTGTCCAGCAAGAAAATGCTGGGAGAAATCTGTGACCTGGTGATTGTGGTCGGCGGCGATGGCAGCTTGCTGGGCGCAGCGCGCGCGCTGGCCGGGTGCAATGTGCCGGTGCTCGGCGTTAATCGCGGCAGGCTGGGCTTTCTCACTGATATTACGCCGACGGAAATGGAGCCTCAGCTGGCGGAAGTGCTGTCTGGCAAGTATGTCGAAGAATCACGCTTCCTGTTGGACGCCTACGTCAAGCGCAATGGCGAGCCTGTGGGCTATGGATGCGGCCTGAATGACATTGTTCTGCACCCTGGCAAGTCCACCCGTATGATTGGGTTTGATCTTTATATTGAAGGACAGTTCGTCAACAGCCAGCGTTCCGACGGACTGATCGTTTCCACGCCGACCGGCTCCACGGCCTACGCGTTGTCTGCAGGCGGTCCGATCATGCATCCGCGTCTGGACGCTATCGTGCTGGTGCCCATGTTTCCCCATACCCTGAGCAGCCGTCCGATTGTGGTGGACGGCAACAGCGAAATTAAGATCATTATCGGCGATTACAACGAAACCTATCCTCATGTCAGTTGCGATGGGCAGACGCACGTCACGTGCGCGCCGGGGGATACGGTCACGATTTGTAAGAAGCCGCAGAAGCTGCGTCTGATTCATCCCATGAACCATAATTTCTATCAGATCTGCCGGGATAAACTGGGCTGGTCAAGCAGTAGAGATCAGGGAGGGCAGTAGTCTAATGTCCGAGAGCCAGAAGTACCGAGGCTTTGACTTCATCGGCGATGTCCACGGATGCGCCAGAACGCTGGAGGCATTGCTGGAGAAGCTCGACTACCGGAAGATCAACGGCGTATACAGTCATAAGCATCGTCAGGCGGTTTACGTTGGCGATATCGTCGACCGCGGCCCCCGTATCCGAGAGGCGCTGCATATTGTGCGGGATATGGTGGAGCACGGCAGCGCGCGCATTGTCATGGGAAATCATGAGTACAACGCCCTGGGCTATTGCACCCGGGCCCGCCCGGGCAGCGCTCATACCTATTTGCGTGAGCATACGCCCCGTCATGAGCGTTTGATTCGGGAAACGCTGGATCAGTTCGCAAATTACGGGCATGAATGGAATGAGTTTCTTGAATGGTTCATGACGCTGCCGCTGGTGATTGACGATCAGTGTTTTCGGGTTGTGCACGCATGCTGGGATCATGATCTGATTTCACAGTTCCTGGAGCATCATCCTGATGGTCTTATCACGGAAGACTTTCTGCATGCCTCCACCGTGCGCGACAGTTTTGCCGGCCATGTGATGGACCGTTTGTTGCGCGGCACGGATATGAAACTTCCGGATGGTATGTCTATTCGCAGCAGTGATGGCTTCGTTCGCACCGCATTTCGCACCAAGTTCTGGAAGGCGGAGCCTGAAACCTACGGCGACGTCGTGTTTCAGCCGGACGCTCTGCCTGACGAAGTGGCGGAAAGACGCTTGTCAGAGCGAGAGCGGCGCATGCTGTTGTTTTATGGTCTGGAAGAGCCGCCCTTGTTCGTCGGACATTACTGGCTGCAAGGCGCGCCGCGTCCTATTCGTCCCAATATCGCCTGCCTGGATTACAGTGCAGTGAAGTACGGCAAGCTGGTGTCCTATCGGCTCGAAGCGGGAGCCCGCAAACTGACGGCGGACAATTTTGTCTGGGTCGATGTCATGCGTGAAGCGGGGGGCGCCGCCGGGCGCTGAGCATATGGAGAAAGTTTGCGATATCCCAATCGAAGAAGACATTGAGTCGTTGTATCGCTATCTGCGCAGCAGGGGCGTTGCGATATGGGTCACCGAGAATGAAGGCCGGCAGGAAATATGGGTTAAAGATCCCGCCGCCAAACCTGTCGTGCTGGACTGTTATCAGCGCTTCAAAGAAGATCCTGGCGTTCGCGAGCGACTGGATGAGGCTGTAAGCGGGCAACCGCAGCCCAATGGCAACAGTCTGACAATGCAGTTTAAGCCTTTTCCCTGTATCGCGTGGTTACTGCTGACCTTGCTGGCGGCGGCTTTGTATACTGGCTTCGGCGACTTTCAGAGCAGTCGTTATTTCTTCATTATTGATCGTTTCCAGTTGCCCTATGGGGACTTGCCCTCCCGCGTGCAGTCCTTGTTGTTTACGCTGCAGAAAGGGGAGTGGTGGCGTCTGCTGTCTCCCGCATGGTTGCACTTGGGGCTGGCGCACTGGCTGTTTAACTCTCTTGCATTGTGGATATTCGGGCGCTCTCTGGAAGTCTTGTTTAGCCGAGGCGGATTCGTTTCGTTCATTCTGGGGGCGGCGATCTTCAGTAATCTCGCTCAATATCTGGTGGCGGGGCCTGCGTTTGGAGGTTTCTCCGGCGTTGCTTACGCCTTGGTTGGCGCACATGCGGCGGGTTGGGCGTTAGCGCCGGGTATGCGGATGTGGGCGCCTTCCGCGATGGTGATTTTCAGTATTGTGTGGATGTTGGCGGGGATGTTGGGCGTCTCTGATCAATTTGGCGTGTCGTTCGCCAATACCGCGCACTTCGTCGGCTTTTGGTTTGGCTTGACGTCAATGGCGTTGTGGCTAAAAACAAGTGGAAAAAAAGACGGGGAAGGCATCAGCGGAGCATAACGGGTAAACCAAATTGCAGAGCTGGTTTATCCAGCCTCCGTTGATGCGCATCCCCCAAGTAGCTGTGAATACTCTGATGAGAGCTGTGTGGGATCAAACACACAATGCAAATGATAATGATTATCATTTGTAAGTCAACACTTTTTCACTGGAATTTTATTGAAATGTCGGATCACCCTTATGTTATAGTCCGCAACATTGTGCTGGAGACCCCTTATGTCCTTTGAAAATGCAGTAAAAAACCTGACTCCGGAGATCTATGAGGCCATGAAGACAGCCTTGGAGTTGGGGAAGTGGCCGGACGGCAAAAAATTATCAATGGAACAGAAAGAGCTCTGCATGGAAGCGCTCATCACCTACGAAATTTCCCACAATGTGCCTGAAGAGCAGCGGGTGGGGTATATAGAAAGAGATCGGCCGACGCCTTGCGCTTTGAAAGCGGCGGCGGTTGAATCCTCCTCTGGCGTATGGACGCCCGAAAGCGGCGTTTCCAAGCATTGATCGAAGCTTCGCTTCCGTTGCGACGGGAGTGCGCGTTTCGACAATAACAATAATTGAGAGATGAATTTAGAACCAAGGGGACTCACTTGAGGGAAGTAGCTCAAGGCTGTCTGGAGAAAATGTTCAGCCAGCTCGATAACCCCGTCAACTACAGCCTGGTGGTTGGCGATGAACGGGTGGAATTAAACCCTCTGCTCGGCAAATCACTTCAGATTAAATTCAGCGGTAAGATTGTCTGCAATCATTGCGGCCGCTCGACTAAAAAGAGCTTCAGTCAGGGCTTCTGTTTTCCCTGCTTCAGAAAACTGGCGCGTTGCGACAGCTGTATTATGAGCCCGGAAAAGTGCCATTTTTTCGCCGGCACCTGTCGGGAGCCTGAATGGGGAGAGACCCATTGTATGGTTCCGCATGTGGTGTATCTGGCCAACTCATCGGGAATCAAAGTCGGCATTACCCGTAAAACCCAGACGCCCACGCGTTGGATCGATCAGGGCGCAATTCAGGCTCTACCCATTATGGAAGTTACCACGCGCCGGATGTCCGGGCTGGTGGAAGAGATCTTCCGGCAATCAGTGACAGATAGAACCAATTGGCGCGCAATGCTCAAGGGCGATCCTGAGCCTTTGAACCTGGTCGCGGAAAGAGACCGTTTGCTGGCCGAGCTGGAAGGGGCGCTGGAAGGTTTACGCTGCGCCGAGGGAGCGGATAACATGGAAATTTTGACGTCTGCGGAGGTGGTCGACATCGCCTTCCCCGTGATGCAGTATCCGCAGAAGGTGGTTAGCCTGAATCCGGAAAAAGAGCCGGAAATTAGTGGTACATTACTCGGTATCAAAGGGCAGTATCTGATCCTGGATACTGGCTGCATCAACATTCGCAAATTTACGTCATACGAAGTTTCAGTCGCCGCTTGAGCGTATATGGAAGCTCGCCTACGGAAAACTTGAGCATAATTACTATGAAAGAAAGTCAACCTCGCACTATTTACCTGAAAGATTATCGTAAACCGGACTTTTTGATCGACGCCACGGACCTGAACTTCCAGCTTTATGAAGACGGGGCCCGAGTCACTTCTCAGCTGCATATCAGACGCAACCCTGACGCCGATGCGTTTCGCGACGTTCTGGAGCTGGATGGCGTTGAGTTGCAACTGGAGCGTTTGCTGCTGGACGGGCGCACGCTGAACCCGGATGAGTATCAACTGGACGACGAGTCGTTGAGACTGGAGCGCTTGCCCAAGCAGTTCGTGCTGACCGTGGTCACCTGGATCAAGCCGCAGGAAAACACCTGCCTGGAGGGGCTGTATCGCTCCAGTTCAATGTTCTGTACTCAGTGCGAGGCGGAAGGTTTCCGTCGCATTACCTATTATCTGGATCGCCCGGATGTAATGTCCTCCTTCACCACCACGATTGAAGCGGAGAAAGCGCGCTATCCTGTGCTGTTGTCCAACGGCAACCCCGTCGCTTCTGGTGAAAGCGGCGATCGTCATTGGGTGAAATGGGAAGATCCTTTCAAGAAGCCCTGTTATCTGTTTGCTCTGGTCGCCGGCGATCTGCGGTGGGTGGAGGACAGCTTCACGACCATGAGCGGACGCGAAGTGCAACTGCGTATCTATGTCGAACCGCAGGACCTGAATAAGTGCAGCCATGCCATGGACTCTCTCAAGCGATCCATGACCTGGGACGAAGAAGTGTATGGTCGTGAATATGACCTGGATATCTTCAATATCGTCGCTGTCAGCGATTTCAACATGGGCGCGATGGAAAACAAAGGGCTGAATATCTTCAACTCCTCCTGTGTGCTGGCGAACCCGGAAACGTCCACTGACAGTGCATTTCAGCGTATAGAAGCGATTGTCGCTCATGAATACTTTCACAACTGGTCCGGCAACCGGGTGACCTGCCGGGATTGGTTTCAGCTGAGTCTGAAGGAAGGCTTTACTGTGTTCCGAGACGCAGAATTTTCTGCGGACATGCATTCGCGCGCCGTGAAGCGTATCGAAGACGTCGCCTTGCTGCGCACGATGCAGTTCGCCGAGGATGCGGGTCCAATGTCGCATCCGGTGCGCCCGGATTCCTACATGGAAATCTCCAACTTCTACACGCTGACCGTATATGAGAAGGGCAGTGAAGTGGTGCGTATGCTGCACACACTGCTGGGAGCCGAGAAATTCCGCGAGGGCTCTGATCTCTACTTCTCCCGCTTTGACGGTCAGGCCGTGACTACCGATGATTTTGTCGCCTGTATGGAAGAAGTCAGCGGACAAGATTTTACGCAGTTCAAGCGGTGGTACAGTCAGTCCGGAACGCCTGTGGTGTCAGTGACGGATCATTATGATGCGGAGACGAAAGAGTACCGTCTCGACGTTAGACAAAGCTGTCCTCCCACACCAGGACAACAGGAAAAGCAGCCGTTCCAGATTCCGCTGGCGGTTGGTTTGCTGGACAGTTCGGGTAAAGACATGCCCTTGACGCTGAAGGCCGGTCAGGGCGAAGCCTTCGGCGCGGATGGCGATTTCACCCGAGTCCTGCAGGTTCGGGAGTCCGAGCAAAGCTTTGTTTTCACTGGCGTAACGGAAAAACCGACGCCTTCGCTGTTGCGCGGTTTCTCTGCGCCAGTGCGACTGAATTATCCCTACGACAGAAATCAGCTTACTTTCCTCATGTCTTTTGACAGCGACGGCTTCAACCGTTGGGACGCGGGACAGAAACTGGCTGTCTCAGTCTTCAATGAACTGATAAATGCCGAGTTGAAAGGCGAACAGGCGGAAATCGATGAACGCTACATCGATGCAATGCGTCAGGTATTGCTGGATGACAAAGGCGACCACGCCATGCTGGCGAAGATGGTTCAGGCGCCCGGCGTATCGCTGCTGGCGGAACAGGCCGAGGTGGTCCATGTCGACGCCATCCTCAACGCTCGTCAGCGCGTGCATGAGAGAATCGGCGCTTCTTTGTCGGAGCTGTTGTTGAGCAAATACCGTCAGCTGCATGCTCAGTCGGGTAATGCATTGGACAGCGTTTCCATGGGGTTGCGCGCCTATAAGAACGCTTGCTTGATGCTGCTCGCTCAGGGTGGCGCGCAAGAATCCGTCTCCCTGGCGAAGCTGCAGATGCAGCAGGCGCAGACTATGACAGACGAATTCGGCGCTCTGGCCGCTCTGGTGAACGGGCCGGATATTGAGGCGGCGCAATCCGCTTTGGCCGACTTCCTGTGTAAGTGGAAGAAAGATCAGTTGGTCATGGAGCAGTGGTTCAGCGTGCAGGCGGCCAGCGAGCATCATGGCGCACTGGAAAGCATTCAGGCTTTGACGGCCCATGAGTTGTTCTCTGAACGCAATCCAAACAAGGTCCGTTCCGTGATTGGAACCTTTGGCGGGCAGAACTGGCGCCACTTCCATGCCGCAGACGGCACCGGCTATCGCTTCCTGCGCGAGTGGATCATAAAGATGGACGGTCTGAATCCTCAGATCGCTTCCCGTCTGCTGACGCCTCTGACTCGCTGGCGTAAATTGGAGCCGCAGCGCTCTGCGCTCATGCAGAAAGAGCTGCAGGAAATCATGGCGCACCCCGGCTTGTCCAGAGATGCGTACGAAGTGGTGTCAAAGAGCCTGAAATAGGCGTAACTTGTAGAGAAAATGTCGATAAAAGTCCGTTAAGTCCCGGAGGAATAGACAAAATTACTTGCTGAACTAAGCTTTTACATACAATAAAGCCCTGTTGAAGCAGAGCAAAAATAAGAATAAAGCAGGAGATGACCTCTAAGTCCGGCGCTCAATCACTCAGCTGAGCGCCGCGTCCGCCGAAAGAGTCGTTCAATAATCCAGCTGTCTTCGATTAGGAATAAGAGTATCTATGATGCAGAATAAAAAAGTACTGCTTGGAAGCTTATTGCTGTTTTCCTTATACGCCGCATGCGCAGGGGCGGCCGTCAGTCCCGCTGAAGCCAAAAAACTAACGGGAGAACTCACTCCCTTTGGCGCAATCCGCGAAGGTAATGGCGCGGACATTCCCCGTTGGGAAGGGGGGATTACTCAGCCTCCAAAAGAGTATCAGCGCGAGGGGCAGCACCATCCGGACCCCTTTAGAAGTGATAAACCTAAAGAAGTAATTACAGCCCAGAACTTCACCAAATACGAAAAGTATCTGAGTGAAGGGTTAAAGGCGCTGTTTAAGACTTATCCCACCACATTCAAGATCCCTGTGTATGTTACCCGGCGTTCGCACTCCGCGCCGGACTGGGTGAACCAGAACACCTACGAGAATGCCGTCAAAGCTGATCTGACCAGAGATGGAAATGGCGTTACCGGCGCTTATGGCGGCATTCCATTCCCCGTGTTGCATGGTTCGAACGAGCGCAAGGCGCTGCAGGCGATCTGGAATCATCTTACACGCTGGCGTGGCGTTTTCGTCACCCGTCGCGCATCGGAAACAGCGGTGCAGCGCAACGGCGAGTTCAGTCTGGTCAATTCTCAGCAGGAAGTGTTCTGGAATTTTTATAACCCGGAAGGCAGTGAAAAGGATCTGAAGAATATCCTTTTCTATTATCTGTCGTTCACCATTTCTCCTGCGCGCCTCGCTGGCGGAGCGGTGTTGGTGCATGAAACGCTGGATCAGGTGAAAGAGCCCCGCCAGGCATGGGGTTATAACGCTGGGCAGCGACGTGTCAGAAGAGCGCCGAATCTGGCTTATGACTCGCCAATCGCCGCCTCGGATAATCTGCGCACGGCGGACGACACGGATATGTACAACGGCGCTCCGGA is drawn from Hahella sp. KA22 and contains these coding sequences:
- a CDS encoding DUF1329 domain-containing protein; translation: MMQNKKVLLGSLLLFSLYAACAGAAVSPAEAKKLTGELTPFGAIREGNGADIPRWEGGITQPPKEYQREGQHHPDPFRSDKPKEVITAQNFTKYEKYLSEGLKALFKTYPTTFKIPVYVTRRSHSAPDWVNQNTYENAVKADLTRDGNGVTGAYGGIPFPVLHGSNERKALQAIWNHLTRWRGVFVTRRASETAVQRNGEFSLVNSQQEVFWNFYNPEGSEKDLKNILFYYLSFTISPARLAGGAVLVHETLDQVKEPRQAWGYNAGQRRVRRAPNLAYDSPIAASDNLRTADDTDMYNGAPDRYDWNYLGLKEMYIPYNSYQISQAGLKYADVLGVSHINPDYTRFEKHRVHVIEARLKAGERHIYSRRVFYIDEDSWNIALVDQYDGRGELWRVSMAFLKNFYELPSTWTALDVFYDLQARRYHVQGLDSEERSTRVFTSEVPDRRYFSPQSLRRRGIR
- a CDS encoding DUF2797 domain-containing protein, which translates into the protein MREVAQGCLEKMFSQLDNPVNYSLVVGDERVELNPLLGKSLQIKFSGKIVCNHCGRSTKKSFSQGFCFPCFRKLARCDSCIMSPEKCHFFAGTCREPEWGETHCMVPHVVYLANSSGIKVGITRKTQTPTRWIDQGAIQALPIMEVTTRRMSGLVEEIFRQSVTDRTNWRAMLKGDPEPLNLVAERDRLLAELEGALEGLRCAEGADNMEILTSAEVVDIAFPVMQYPQKVVSLNPEKEPEISGTLLGIKGQYLILDTGCINIRKFTSYEVSVAA
- a CDS encoding NAD(+) kinase, producing MEQFRNIGLLGRMGSVQVVETLKRLKNYLVGEGYAVILEEATAAVLPGHNVQVSSKKMLGEICDLVIVVGGDGSLLGAARALAGCNVPVLGVNRGRLGFLTDITPTEMEPQLAEVLSGKYVEESRFLLDAYVKRNGEPVGYGCGLNDIVLHPGKSTRMIGFDLYIEGQFVNSQRSDGLIVSTPTGSTAYALSAGGPIMHPRLDAIVLVPMFPHTLSSRPIVVDGNSEIKIIIGDYNETYPHVSCDGQTHVTCAPGDTVTICKKPQKLRLIHPMNHNFYQICRDKLGWSSSRDQGGQ
- a CDS encoding 1-aminocyclopropane-1-carboxylate deaminase/D-cysteine desulfhydrase is translated as MSSLQYQPDCVIQPLSHPVAERAGVRLWMVRGDLIHESVSGNKWFKLKYSLLEAKRSQASGLLSFGGAYSNHLHALAAAGCMLNIPTFGVVRGAWRRELTPTLQDAQKWGMRLLFVSNEAYRRKDDPAWVEESIAGWKLSELIATQKLMVIPEGGSNTLALKGVSEWAQQIYSYFPSAPASIFLPCGTGGTMAGFVAAHSHHEVVGVPVLRAGDSIAAKIDELLVLNNQQPETCFRFMQGYEFSGYAKTSPELMAFIQTFFDHTGVGLEPVYTGKMAYAALEWLRRGEAPRGSDVVLVHTGGMQGARGFVEQL
- a CDS encoding metallophosphoesterase, yielding MSESQKYRGFDFIGDVHGCARTLEALLEKLDYRKINGVYSHKHRQAVYVGDIVDRGPRIREALHIVRDMVEHGSARIVMGNHEYNALGYCTRARPGSAHTYLREHTPRHERLIRETLDQFANYGHEWNEFLEWFMTLPLVIDDQCFRVVHACWDHDLISQFLEHHPDGLITEDFLHASTVRDSFAGHVMDRLLRGTDMKLPDGMSIRSSDGFVRTAFRTKFWKAEPETYGDVVFQPDALPDEVAERRLSERERRMLLFYGLEEPPLFVGHYWLQGAPRPIRPNIACLDYSAVKYGKLVSYRLEAGARKLTADNFVWVDVMREAGGAAGR
- the pepN gene encoding aminopeptidase N; the protein is MKESQPRTIYLKDYRKPDFLIDATDLNFQLYEDGARVTSQLHIRRNPDADAFRDVLELDGVELQLERLLLDGRTLNPDEYQLDDESLRLERLPKQFVLTVVTWIKPQENTCLEGLYRSSSMFCTQCEAEGFRRITYYLDRPDVMSSFTTTIEAEKARYPVLLSNGNPVASGESGDRHWVKWEDPFKKPCYLFALVAGDLRWVEDSFTTMSGREVQLRIYVEPQDLNKCSHAMDSLKRSMTWDEEVYGREYDLDIFNIVAVSDFNMGAMENKGLNIFNSSCVLANPETSTDSAFQRIEAIVAHEYFHNWSGNRVTCRDWFQLSLKEGFTVFRDAEFSADMHSRAVKRIEDVALLRTMQFAEDAGPMSHPVRPDSYMEISNFYTLTVYEKGSEVVRMLHTLLGAEKFREGSDLYFSRFDGQAVTTDDFVACMEEVSGQDFTQFKRWYSQSGTPVVSVTDHYDAETKEYRLDVRQSCPPTPGQQEKQPFQIPLAVGLLDSSGKDMPLTLKAGQGEAFGADGDFTRVLQVRESEQSFVFTGVTEKPTPSLLRGFSAPVRLNYPYDRNQLTFLMSFDSDGFNRWDAGQKLAVSVFNELINAELKGEQAEIDERYIDAMRQVLLDDKGDHAMLAKMVQAPGVSLLAEQAEVVHVDAILNARQRVHERIGASLSELLLSKYRQLHAQSGNALDSVSMGLRAYKNACLMLLAQGGAQESVSLAKLQMQQAQTMTDEFGALAALVNGPDIEAAQSALADFLCKWKKDQLVMEQWFSVQAASEHHGALESIQALTAHELFSERNPNKVRSVIGTFGGQNWRHFHAADGTGYRFLREWIIKMDGLNPQIASRLLTPLTRWRKLEPQRSALMQKELQEIMAHPGLSRDAYEVVSKSLK
- a CDS encoding DUF1853 family protein; translated protein: MKRTPQQLLRDLQWTCNSPVLAAIPGMEPTQFDRQAPIALNGADRTLTMDLLNMEKALKSRFLGPYFESLWRFGVERLSAWRVIAHGLQVKDRKKTYGEFDFILQNPEGNYVHQEVAIKYYLGLSTPSAKGGDAHWFGPNYLDRLDLKLDKLLSSQILLSETPEARQELAHLGINEIGRQIVMKGYLFYPLIDPDSVTPSTLAAPDHLRGGWLPVSALPQLEETATNWILTPKSHWLSPLAIHPDDQTPAMSWEQLYRELNSTEGNNRPQMLIALAESPAGGWLETARYFVVSDNWAESARTTLNN
- a CDS encoding DNA repair ATPase, encoding MPKPQKDDIYEAVLFLEDQYVARQMRYSEFEAILDGVVALNDLADTEITAVYAELNKQLIPRALVFFTVYFDEEGIADSEWNVPLKRLAKISGSGPDLGAGPIRLACRSQCAISWHQRDLWDPDMKPGGNDFQVIKKSLQENRLGFEVVGEVVEEEEDIPVLTPTQVASQPAASASALEEQERIHRTKLARLLKAQRLRIKTLNSQHEAEIEELNRQHRLEMQALKTKVQDMEQSLQHTKVLYDQTKIKLQKRSDQYLSLQEEMVQFKKRQSMLEKELSKGDGGEEAERLRQRLESELTIVKEQLQRREAELVYRDEREEQLRQEIQTLKDESEDGGGDILNKLSELDVVFVVYHPGAGHITIPAKDVLRYIQNPVSYAAERCFVTERHYKEWLDHYENAVCEHEIPGKGLCGESVPRVTVPAEFVAGESNRCEKHQE
- a CDS encoding rhomboid family intramembrane serine protease, translating into MEKVCDIPIEEDIESLYRYLRSRGVAIWVTENEGRQEIWVKDPAAKPVVLDCYQRFKEDPGVRERLDEAVSGQPQPNGNSLTMQFKPFPCIAWLLLTLLAAALYTGFGDFQSSRYFFIIDRFQLPYGDLPSRVQSLLFTLQKGEWWRLLSPAWLHLGLAHWLFNSLALWIFGRSLEVLFSRGGFVSFILGAAIFSNLAQYLVAGPAFGGFSGVAYALVGAHAAGWALAPGMRMWAPSAMVIFSIVWMLAGMLGVSDQFGVSFANTAHFVGFWFGLTSMALWLKTSGKKDGEGISGA
- a CDS encoding YeaC family protein; translated protein: MSFENAVKNLTPEIYEAMKTALELGKWPDGKKLSMEQKELCMEALITYEISHNVPEEQRVGYIERDRPTPCALKAAAVESSSGVWTPESGVSKH